The genomic region TTCATTCCACATATAGATGTCAACTCCAAGGGAGACTACTATTTAGTACTTTTTTGTGTTTATCATCAAAAATTTGGGGTTGAAACCCTCTCCAGAAGGCGATCGCGTCGGACGGCTTTACATTCTCTAGTAACTTACAGTTTGCTGACATGCAGATGTACAATTTTTGATCTAAACTAATCATCATCCCCAATAAAAGATTAATTATTAGGTTTGGAATGTCTCAAATTATTGAAATACCTACTGATTTAGTCAATTTTGAACTTCCTCAAGCTGTTCAAGAACGCTTAGTTATACAAAAACTAAAGGTTTATCTTGAAGGTGACTAAAAGCTGCAGCGTCAAAGCGATAGAGACTCGCCGGGCGTCCAGCGCCTCGAGAAACTTTAGCTCCTGTATAGCATAAAATGCCTAATTTGAGTAAACGCGTGCGAAAATTGGAGTAATCGGCGAAATTTTCTCCTAAAACGGTGCTATAAAACTGATATAAATCATTGAGGGTAAAAACCTCTGGTAAGACATCAAAGGCGATGGGACTATATTCGAGTTTGTTACGCAAGCGTTGATAACCGTAACCCAAAATCTGATTATGGTCAAAAGCTAAAGAGGGTACAGCAGGAACTGGATACCAAGTTGCATCGTGATGATGCGGGATGAGTACGTGGGCTTCTGCGTATCGCACTAGGGCAAAATAACTAACGGAGAGATAACGACAACCAAAGCTACTGGGAGATTCTCGGGGATCTCGATTGGGTCCACCAAAAGTATACAGTTGTTCTAAATAAAGGTTATTGACCCTAATTTTTTCAGAAAGGGTACGGTGGGCGGCCCCTTCGAGGGATTCTCCCTGACGTACTAAGGTTCCGGGTAAACTCCAAGATCCTAAAAAGGGTTGATCTTGTCTTTTGACTAATAACACTAGCAGACGATTAGCACTTGTGTCCACAGAAAA from Gloeocapsa sp. PCC 73106 harbors:
- a CDS encoding NUDIX domain-containing protein, encoding MSQESLISNSQSLANFKVGVDNVIFSVDTSANRLLVLLVKRQDQPFLGSWSLPGTLVRQGESLEGAAHRTLSEKIRVNNLYLEQLYTFGGPNRDPRESPSSFGCRYLSVSYFALVRYAEAHVLIPHHHDATWYPVPAVPSLAFDHNQILGYGYQRLRNKLEYSPIAFDVLPEVFTLNDLYQFYSTVLGENFADYSNFRTRLLKLGILCYTGAKVSRGAGRPASLYRFDAAAFSHLQDKPLVFV